From Actinomycetes bacterium, one genomic window encodes:
- the rpsO gene encoding 30S ribosomal protein S15, with protein MPLDSATKKQIMSEYATVDGDTGSPEVQVAMLTRRISDLTEHLKMHKHDHHSRRGLLLLVGQRRRLLKYLQAKDIERYRALIERLGLRR; from the coding sequence GTGCCACTCGACAGTGCCACCAAGAAGCAGATCATGTCCGAGTACGCGACGGTTGACGGCGACACCGGCTCCCCCGAGGTCCAGGTCGCGATGCTCACCCGGCGGATCTCGGACCTCACCGAGCACCTGAAGATGCACAAACACGACCACCACAGCCGGCGTGGGCTGCTGCTGCTGGTCGGGCAGCGCCGCCGGCTGCTCAAGTACCTCCAGGCCAAGGACATCGAGCGCTACCGCGCCCTCATCGAGAGGCTCGGTCTGCGCCGCTAG
- a CDS encoding polyribonucleotide nucleotidyltransferase, whose translation MEGPEIHSAEAVIDNGRFGTRTIRFETGRLARQAAGSAVAYLDDQTMLLSATTVSKRPKEQLDFFPLTIDVEERMYAAGRIPGSFFRREGRPSEDAILTCRLTDRPLRPSFAKGLRNEVQVVITVMALDPGDLYDVVAINAASMSTQIAGVPFSGPIGATRVALIEGQWVAFPTHEQLESAVFDMVVAGRIVGDDVAIMMVEAEATTSTMDLVAQGATAPTEEIVAQGLEASKAFIRVLCDAQSAVAAQAAKPTGEFPRYLDYGDDVLAAVEAEVGEPLAQALTIAAKQERESELDRLKDLANELVAPRFEGREKEISGAFRALTKKKVRQRVLRDKVRIDGRGLTDIRPLSAEVEVVPRVHGSALFERGETQILGVTTLNMLRMEQMLDTLSPETRKRYMHNYNFPPYSTGETGRVGSPKRREIGHGALAERALLPVLPKREDFPYAIRQVSEALGSNGSTSMGSVCASTMSLMNAGVPLKAPVAGIAMGLISDEVDGQTEYVTLTDILGAEDAFGDMDFKVAGTKDFVTALQLDTKLDGIPASVLASALTQAKGARLTILEVMAEAIDVPDEMSPYAPRIISIKIPVDQIGAVIGPKGKMINQIQDDTGAEISIEDDGTIYIGATDGPKAEAARAMINAIANPTMPEVGERYLGTVVKTTTFGAFVALTPGRDGLLHISQLRKIAGGKRVENVEDVVKVGDKVQVEIAEVDSRGKLSLIPVLPDGEGDAGSDAAPANADATS comes from the coding sequence GTGGAGGGTCCCGAGATCCACTCCGCCGAGGCGGTCATCGACAACGGGCGCTTCGGCACCCGCACCATCCGCTTCGAGACCGGCCGGCTGGCTCGCCAGGCTGCGGGTTCGGCCGTCGCGTACCTGGACGACCAGACCATGCTGCTGTCGGCGACCACCGTGTCCAAGCGGCCCAAGGAGCAACTCGACTTCTTCCCCCTCACGATCGACGTCGAGGAGCGGATGTACGCAGCGGGTCGCATCCCCGGCTCGTTCTTCCGTCGTGAAGGCCGCCCGTCCGAGGACGCGATCCTCACCTGCCGGCTGACCGACCGGCCGCTGCGCCCGTCGTTCGCCAAGGGGCTGCGCAACGAGGTGCAGGTCGTCATCACGGTCATGGCCCTTGACCCGGGCGACCTGTACGACGTCGTCGCGATCAACGCGGCGTCGATGTCCACCCAGATCGCCGGCGTGCCGTTCAGCGGCCCGATCGGCGCCACCCGGGTCGCCCTGATCGAGGGCCAGTGGGTGGCGTTCCCGACGCACGAGCAGCTCGAGAGCGCGGTCTTCGACATGGTTGTGGCGGGCCGGATCGTCGGCGACGACGTCGCGATCATGATGGTCGAGGCCGAGGCCACGACGTCCACGATGGACCTCGTCGCGCAGGGCGCCACGGCGCCCACCGAGGAGATCGTCGCGCAGGGCCTGGAGGCCTCCAAGGCGTTCATCCGGGTGCTGTGCGACGCGCAGTCCGCGGTCGCGGCGCAGGCGGCCAAGCCGACCGGCGAGTTCCCCCGCTACCTCGACTACGGGGACGACGTCCTGGCAGCGGTCGAGGCCGAGGTGGGCGAGCCGCTCGCCCAGGCCCTGACCATCGCGGCCAAGCAGGAGCGCGAGAGCGAGCTGGACCGGCTCAAGGACCTCGCGAACGAGCTCGTGGCGCCGCGGTTCGAGGGTCGCGAGAAGGAGATCAGCGGCGCGTTCCGTGCGCTGACCAAGAAGAAGGTCCGGCAGCGGGTGCTGCGGGACAAGGTCCGCATCGACGGCCGTGGCCTCACCGACATCCGGCCGCTGTCGGCCGAGGTCGAGGTCGTGCCGCGGGTGCACGGCTCGGCGCTGTTCGAGCGCGGCGAGACCCAGATCCTGGGCGTCACCACGCTGAACATGCTGCGCATGGAGCAGATGCTCGACACGCTCTCCCCGGAGACCCGCAAGCGGTACATGCACAACTACAACTTCCCGCCCTACTCGACCGGTGAGACCGGCCGGGTGGGCTCGCCGAAGCGTCGCGAGATCGGCCACGGCGCGCTGGCCGAGCGGGCGCTGCTGCCGGTGCTGCCCAAGCGCGAGGACTTCCCCTACGCGATCCGGCAGGTGTCCGAGGCGCTGGGCTCCAACGGCTCGACGTCCATGGGTTCGGTGTGCGCGTCCACGATGTCGCTGATGAACGCCGGCGTGCCGCTGAAGGCGCCGGTGGCGGGCATCGCGATGGGCCTGATCTCCGACGAGGTGGACGGCCAGACCGAGTACGTCACGCTCACCGACATCCTCGGGGCCGAGGACGCCTTCGGCGACATGGACTTCAAGGTCGCCGGCACCAAGGACTTCGTCACCGCGCTGCAGCTGGACACCAAGCTCGACGGCATCCCGGCCTCGGTGCTGGCCTCGGCGCTCACCCAGGCCAAGGGCGCCCGGCTGACGATCCTCGAGGTCATGGCCGAGGCCATCGACGTCCCGGACGAGATGTCCCCGTACGCGCCGAGGATCATCAGTATCAAGATCCCGGTCGACCAGATCGGCGCGGTCATCGGGCCCAAGGGCAAGATGATCAACCAGATCCAGGACGACACCGGTGCCGAGATCAGCATCGAGGACGACGGGACGATCTACATCGGCGCCACCGACGGCCCCAAGGCCGAGGCGGCCCGAGCCATGATCAACGCGATCGCCAACCCGACGATGCCGGAGGTCGGCGAGCGCTACCTCGGCACCGTGGTCAAGACCACCACGTTCGGCGCCTTCGTCGCGCTCACCCCCGGTCGGGACGGCCTGCTGCACATCTCGCAGCTGCGCAAGATCGCCGGTGGCAAGCGGGTCGAGAACGTCGAGGACGTCGTCAAGGTCGGCGACAAGGTCCAGGTGGAGATCGCCGAGGTCGACTCCCGCGGCAAGCTGTCCCTCATCCCCGTCCTCCCGGACGGGGAGGGCGACGCGGGCAGCGACGCCGCTCCGGCGAACGCCGACGCCACCAGTTGA
- a CDS encoding pitrilysin family protein has protein sequence MTAHAAAHRASTRTLLKDSHGGLVRRTVLPGGLRIVTESVPTVRSVTFGVWVGVGSRDESPRQAGCSHYLEHVLFKGTERRSALEISSTVDALGGELNAFTTKEYTCYYARVLDSDLPAAVDVVLDVVTSALLLPNDVDNERGVILEEIAMHDDDPTDSVHDEFAQAVFGPSPLGRPILGTVDSIEGLSRGTINGYFRRNYRPDRMVVSAAGNLDHTTVVRMVRQAFERAGGLGDPATEPAPPRVGGHPRHRRPDVHLVTRPTEQANLVLGMPGISRVDDRRFALGVLNSALGGGMSSRLFQEVREKRGLVYSVYSYNAQYADAGLFGIYAGCLPERVDQVLDLCRTELAKVVQGGITTEELARGKGQLRGSLVLGLEDTSSRMTRIGKSELLYGELLSVEELLRRIDAVTADDVLRVADQVLGSAPTLAVVGPFDDHRAFAAAT, from the coding sequence TTGACCGCGCACGCTGCGGCGCACCGGGCTTCCACCCGCACGCTGCTCAAGGACTCCCACGGGGGGCTGGTGCGCCGCACCGTGCTCCCCGGGGGGCTGCGGATCGTCACCGAGTCGGTGCCGACCGTTCGGTCGGTCACCTTCGGGGTCTGGGTCGGGGTGGGCTCGCGCGACGAGTCCCCCCGCCAGGCCGGGTGTTCGCACTACCTCGAGCACGTGCTGTTCAAGGGCACGGAGCGCCGCAGCGCGCTGGAGATCTCCTCGACGGTGGACGCCCTCGGCGGTGAGCTGAACGCGTTCACCACCAAGGAGTACACCTGCTACTACGCGCGGGTGCTCGACTCCGACCTGCCCGCCGCGGTCGACGTCGTGCTCGACGTCGTCACCTCGGCGCTGCTGCTGCCGAACGACGTCGACAACGAGCGGGGCGTGATCCTCGAAGAGATCGCCATGCACGACGACGACCCGACCGACTCGGTGCACGACGAGTTCGCGCAGGCGGTGTTCGGCCCGAGCCCGCTGGGTCGGCCCATCCTCGGCACCGTCGACTCGATCGAGGGGCTGTCCCGCGGCACCATCAACGGCTACTTCCGGCGCAACTACCGGCCGGACCGGATGGTCGTTTCCGCGGCGGGCAACCTCGACCACACCACCGTCGTCCGCATGGTCCGGCAGGCCTTCGAGCGGGCCGGCGGCCTGGGCGACCCCGCCACCGAGCCGGCCCCGCCGCGCGTGGGCGGGCACCCGCGGCACCGCCGTCCCGACGTCCACCTGGTCACCCGGCCCACCGAGCAGGCCAACCTGGTGCTGGGCATGCCGGGGATCTCGCGGGTCGACGACCGGCGGTTCGCCCTGGGCGTGCTCAACAGCGCCCTCGGCGGTGGGATGTCCAGCCGGCTGTTCCAGGAGGTCCGGGAGAAGCGCGGCCTGGTCTACTCCGTTTACTCGTACAACGCCCAGTACGCCGACGCCGGGCTGTTCGGCATCTACGCCGGCTGCCTGCCGGAGCGGGTCGACCAGGTCCTCGACCTGTGCCGCACCGAGCTGGCCAAGGTGGTCCAGGGTGGCATCACCACCGAGGAGCTGGCCCGCGGCAAGGGCCAGCTGCGCGGGTCGCTCGTGCTCGGGCTGGAGGACACCAGCTCGCGGATGACCCGGATCGGCAAGTCCGAGCTGCTCTACGGCGAGCTGCTCAGCGTCGAGGAGCTGCTGCGGCGGATCGACGCGGTCACCGCCGACGACGTGCTTCGGGTCGCCGACCAGGTGCTCGGGTCCGCCCCCACCCTCGCGGTCGTGGGCCCCTTCGACGACCATCGGGCGTTCGCGGCGGCCACCTGA
- the dapB gene encoding 4-hydroxy-tetrahydrodipicolinate reductase: protein MTTRVAVLGALGRMGAEVVRAVEQAADLELAAALDAGDDLAALDSSGAQVAVDFTHPDAVMDNLARCVEAGVHAVVGTTGFDDTQLAQVRSWLSDQPSVGVVVAPNFALGAVLMMRFARQAARFYESAEVIELHHPGKADAPSGTARLTAAQIAATRAAAGLGPMPDATSSGLPGARGADVDGVAVHAVRLRGLVAHQEVLFGGPGETLTIRHDSLDRASFMPGVLLAVRQVPGRPGLTVGLEPLLGLD, encoded by the coding sequence ATGACCACGCGGGTGGCGGTGCTCGGGGCGCTCGGCCGGATGGGCGCCGAGGTGGTCCGCGCGGTCGAGCAGGCCGCCGACCTCGAGCTGGCCGCCGCCCTGGACGCCGGGGACGACCTTGCGGCCCTGGACTCCTCCGGTGCCCAGGTGGCCGTGGACTTCACCCACCCGGACGCCGTCATGGACAACCTGGCCCGCTGCGTCGAGGCCGGCGTGCACGCCGTGGTGGGCACCACCGGGTTCGACGACACGCAGCTGGCCCAGGTGCGGTCGTGGCTGTCCGACCAGCCGTCCGTGGGCGTCGTGGTCGCCCCGAACTTCGCCCTCGGCGCGGTGCTCATGATGCGGTTCGCCCGGCAGGCGGCCCGCTTCTACGAGTCCGCCGAGGTCATCGAGCTGCACCACCCGGGCAAGGCGGACGCGCCGTCCGGGACCGCCCGGCTGACCGCCGCCCAGATCGCTGCGACGCGGGCCGCAGCCGGCCTCGGCCCGATGCCGGACGCGACGTCCAGCGGGCTCCCGGGTGCGCGCGGCGCCGACGTGGACGGCGTGGCCGTGCACGCGGTGCGGCTGCGCGGGCTGGTGGCCCACCAGGAGGTCCTGTTCGGCGGGCCGGGGGAGACCCTGACCATCCGGCACGACTCGCTGGACCGCGCGTCCTTCATGCCCGGCGTCCTGCTGGCCGTGCGCCAGGTACCCGGCCGGCCGGGCCTGACCGTGGGCCTCGAGCCCCTGCTCGGCCTCGACTGA
- a CDS encoding PH domain-containing protein — MSPVQGWKFWPDRPKGPVDEAYVQLRFVRPYGPGPLRWLIAIAGAAVTSFTAFAALLLVYTSSNVVDLLVSGVLGLAVVIVVGTLTARFGMAGVWVNDAGVRAVTVLRTRTWAWRQVADVRLAASGTTGRRALLLVLSDGSDVTLPLVEHGLDFLCRAEAFDIATTAVERWWRGSTRG, encoded by the coding sequence GTGAGCCCGGTGCAGGGGTGGAAGTTCTGGCCGGACCGGCCCAAGGGCCCGGTGGACGAGGCCTACGTGCAGCTCCGGTTCGTGCGGCCTTACGGGCCGGGACCGCTGCGCTGGCTCATCGCGATCGCGGGCGCCGCGGTCACGTCGTTCACCGCGTTCGCGGCGCTGCTGCTGGTCTACACGTCATCGAACGTGGTCGACCTGCTCGTCTCGGGCGTGCTCGGGCTGGCCGTCGTGATCGTGGTCGGCACGCTCACGGCCCGGTTCGGCATGGCCGGGGTGTGGGTCAACGACGCCGGCGTCCGGGCAGTGACCGTGCTGCGGACGCGGACCTGGGCCTGGCGGCAGGTGGCCGACGTCCGGCTGGCGGCATCCGGCACGACCGGCCGGCGCGCCCTGCTGCTGGTCCTTAGCGACGGGTCGGACGTGACCCTGCCGCTGGTCGAGCACGGGCTGGACTTCCTGTGCCGCGCGGAGGCCTTCGACATCGCCACGACCGCGGTTGAGCGTTGGTGGCGCGGCTCCACCCGCGGCTAG
- a CDS encoding AzlD domain-containing protein, protein MIWAAVLVTSAGCYLAKLAGLSVPERYLDSPRVRAVAALIPVALLAALAAVQTFASGQSLVLDARAAGLAFAFVALLLRAPFLVVVVGAAAVAALLRAVG, encoded by the coding sequence GTGATCTGGGCTGCGGTGCTCGTGACGTCGGCCGGCTGCTACCTGGCCAAGCTGGCCGGGCTGTCGGTGCCCGAGCGGTACCTCGACTCCCCCCGGGTCCGGGCCGTGGCCGCGCTCATCCCGGTCGCGCTGCTCGCCGCGCTGGCCGCGGTGCAGACCTTCGCGAGCGGGCAGTCACTGGTGCTCGACGCCAGGGCGGCCGGACTGGCCTTCGCGTTCGTGGCGCTGCTGCTGCGCGCGCCGTTCCTCGTCGTGGTCGTCGGCGCCGCTGCCGTCGCCGCGCTCCTTCGAGCGGTCGGGTGA
- a CDS encoding AzlC family ABC transporter permease — protein MTTASWPVQRRKVLRDATGIGLAVGAYGLSYGALATASGLSVLQTCALSVLTFTGGSQFALVGVLGSGGSAASGVATALLLGSRNTLYGLRLAPTLQVSGARRAVAAHLTIDESTAMAVGQDDDQSARLAFWATGLAVFVFWNVATLLGAVGATALGDPKALGLDAAVGAAFLALLWPRLRDRGAWVVALLGASVALALTPLVSPGLPILAAGVVAVAVGLRIPAVAQPAQGSGAT, from the coding sequence ATGACGACGGCGTCCTGGCCGGTCCAGCGCCGCAAGGTGCTGCGCGACGCGACCGGCATCGGGCTGGCGGTGGGCGCTTACGGGCTCTCCTACGGCGCGCTGGCCACGGCCTCGGGGCTGAGCGTCCTGCAGACCTGTGCGCTGTCGGTGCTGACCTTCACGGGCGGGTCACAGTTCGCCCTGGTCGGCGTCCTCGGCTCCGGTGGCTCGGCGGCCTCGGGCGTGGCGACCGCGCTCTTGCTCGGCTCTCGCAACACCCTGTACGGCCTGCGGCTGGCCCCCACCCTGCAGGTGAGCGGGGCACGGCGGGCGGTCGCCGCGCACCTGACGATCGACGAGTCGACCGCGATGGCCGTGGGCCAGGACGACGACCAGTCGGCCCGGCTGGCCTTCTGGGCCACCGGGCTGGCCGTCTTCGTGTTCTGGAACGTCGCGACGCTGCTCGGCGCGGTTGGGGCCACTGCGCTCGGCGACCCCAAGGCGCTGGGCCTGGACGCCGCCGTGGGCGCGGCCTTCCTGGCCCTGCTGTGGCCCCGGCTGCGCGACCGGGGGGCCTGGGTCGTGGCCCTGCTCGGGGCGAGCGTGGCACTCGCGCTGACCCCGCTGGTCTCCCCCGGCCTGCCGATCCTGGCCGCCGGGGTGGTCGCCGTCGCCGTCGGGCTGCGGATCCCGGCCGTGGCGCAGCCCGCGCAGGGGAGCGGGGCCACGTGA
- a CDS encoding DUF2461 domain-containing protein — MTFDGFPDDAFAFYEGLEADNSKAYWTAHKDTYDAAVRAPMVALLAELEPEFGPGHVYRPFRDLRFSRDKTPYKDHQGGFVELADAIGYYVQVSAAGILVAGGWYAAQGRQVARYRDAVDGPDGAELERLVRRLSRHGLQLGGDQLKTRPRGTDPDHPRLELLRHRSVTAWRAFEPEPWVHTPEVVDAVRDAWRASTPLLQWLAGHVGPGEEPGGRRR; from the coding sequence ATGACCTTCGACGGCTTCCCCGACGACGCGTTCGCCTTTTACGAGGGGCTGGAGGCGGACAACTCCAAGGCCTACTGGACGGCGCACAAGGACACCTACGACGCCGCCGTCCGGGCCCCGATGGTGGCCCTGCTGGCCGAGCTGGAGCCGGAGTTCGGCCCCGGTCACGTCTACCGCCCGTTCCGCGACCTGCGGTTCAGCCGCGACAAGACGCCGTACAAGGACCACCAGGGCGGGTTCGTGGAGCTGGCCGACGCCATCGGCTACTACGTGCAGGTCAGCGCGGCCGGGATTCTGGTGGCCGGCGGCTGGTACGCCGCGCAGGGCCGGCAGGTCGCGCGCTACCGCGACGCGGTCGACGGGCCGGACGGCGCCGAGCTGGAGCGCCTCGTAAGACGGCTGTCGAGGCACGGGCTGCAGCTCGGGGGTGACCAGCTCAAGACCAGGCCCCGTGGCACCGACCCCGACCACCCCCGGCTGGAGCTGCTGCGCCATCGCTCGGTCACCGCGTGGCGGGCCTTCGAACCGGAGCCCTGGGTCCACACCCCGGAGGTGGTCGACGCGGTCCGCGACGCCTGGCGTGCGTCCACCCCGCTCCTTCAGTGGCTGGCCGGGCACGTCGGCCCGGGCGAGGAGCCCGGGGGGCGGCGCCGATGA
- a CDS encoding GNAT family N-acetyltransferase — MSVRAARGSDAVALARVQASAWRLDYRGTLPDDDLAALPESEFAQRWQQATDDPPSARYHVLAACAGPDVVGLATLTPADDPDRDPAIDAEVAALVVDPERRHQGHGSRLLAAAADHLRGDGFTAAVAWVDADADAVRSFLESAGWAPDGAHRSLDLRGDGTVVVKQLRLHTDLREDTP, encoded by the coding sequence GTGAGCGTACGAGCGGCGCGGGGCAGTGACGCCGTCGCGCTGGCGCGGGTGCAGGCCAGCGCCTGGCGACTGGACTACCGGGGCACCCTGCCGGACGACGACCTCGCGGCCTTGCCCGAGTCCGAGTTCGCGCAGCGCTGGCAGCAGGCGACCGACGACCCGCCGTCCGCGCGGTACCACGTGCTGGCGGCGTGCGCCGGCCCCGACGTCGTAGGCCTGGCCACGCTCACCCCGGCCGACGACCCGGACCGGGACCCGGCCATCGACGCCGAGGTCGCCGCCCTCGTCGTCGACCCCGAGCGCCGCCACCAGGGCCACGGCTCCCGGCTGCTGGCGGCCGCCGCCGACCATCTGCGCGGGGACGGCTTCACCGCCGCGGTCGCCTGGGTGGACGCCGACGCCGACGCCGTGCGGAGCTTCCTGGAGTCGGCCGGCTGGGCCCCCGACGGCGCCCACCGGTCCCTCGACCTGCGCGGCGACGGCACGGTCGTCGTCAAGCAGCTGCGGCTGCACACCGACCTGCGCGAGGACACGCCATGA